Proteins co-encoded in one Christiangramia fulva genomic window:
- a CDS encoding efflux RND transporter periplasmic adaptor subunit, producing the protein MKNSYLLNTLAVLLMSGFFSCKNDSNGPLDVDVPIRVQTAMVKKQDIKEYLVFDGVTRYQKKEDVRANVTGYISWMPYEIGDLVKKGQAFASIRTKEQDALSEAVKIDSSLSKFTKPMTVRNNASGVISKLNVVTNDYVAEGDRLATISQPNTLVVQVNVPFEYTNLVKVGTPCEIIINGHEKIDAEISSVLTSIDSLGQSQHYLVKLQNQNIPENLNVQVKIVSAEAKNALTIPQEALQTNELITNFWVMKLVNDTLAIKKGVEPLLQNDSIVQIRADDIQPNDRVITDGAYQMKDSTRVSVNKQ; encoded by the coding sequence ATGAAAAATAGTTATCTGCTTAATACACTTGCAGTATTGCTAATGAGTGGGTTCTTCTCTTGTAAGAATGATTCCAATGGGCCATTAGATGTAGATGTTCCCATAAGAGTCCAAACGGCAATGGTGAAAAAACAGGACATTAAGGAATACTTGGTTTTTGATGGCGTCACTAGATATCAAAAAAAGGAAGATGTACGAGCCAACGTTACCGGTTATATTTCATGGATGCCTTATGAAATAGGCGATTTGGTCAAAAAGGGGCAGGCATTTGCATCAATTCGTACCAAAGAGCAGGATGCGCTTAGTGAGGCGGTTAAAATAGACAGCAGCCTTTCAAAATTCACCAAACCAATGACTGTGCGTAATAATGCGAGTGGCGTAATTTCTAAATTGAATGTGGTCACCAACGATTATGTGGCGGAAGGAGATCGATTAGCCACTATTTCGCAACCTAACACCCTGGTCGTGCAGGTAAATGTCCCCTTTGAATATACCAATTTGGTGAAAGTGGGGACACCCTGTGAAATTATTATAAACGGCCATGAGAAAATAGATGCTGAAATCTCGAGTGTGCTAACCAGCATCGATTCTTTGGGACAATCACAACATTATTTAGTTAAGCTTCAAAATCAAAATATTCCTGAAAACCTGAACGTACAGGTTAAAATTGTTTCTGCGGAAGCAAAAAATGCACTTACCATTCCTCAAGAGGCGCTTCAAACCAACGAACTTATCACCAACTTCTGGGTAATGAAACTGGTTAATGACACCCTGGCGATAAAGAAAGGGGTAGAGCCATTATTACAAAACGATTCTATAGTCCAGATCAGGGCTGATGATATTCAGCCAAATGACAGGGTAATAACCGATGGTGCTTATCAAATGAAAGATTCTACCCGTGTAAGCGTGAACAAGCAATGA